One region of Colius striatus isolate bColStr4 chromosome 4, bColStr4.1.hap1, whole genome shotgun sequence genomic DNA includes:
- the KLF10 gene encoding Krueppel-like factor 10 — translation MEMMTEKQQDTGYSWNNTPEKSDYEAVEALISMSCNWKSEFKKHAEMRPITPASDMSEESDETLLPGAADFNVVPPAFCLTPPYSPADFEMSQVAHPVPASALGKSLAEAARPPSATPRREGERSPAAAGPLKAQATSVIRHTADAQLCNHKTCPVRTASVLKYQDSVLRETNSKQSAEAERSSCFAMASSRPDAENAEVLMAEGKAAEPAVGRVPSIKPSVSRQYPGPAQAPVVAVAPPCPAQGSGAPPMPVICQMVPLPTNSNVVTAVVPGTASNQQPALCQPMVFMGTQVPKGAVMFVVPQPVVQSTKAPIISPNGTRLSPIAPAPGFVPSTAKAAPPVDSSRIRSHVCSYPGCGKTYFKSSHLKAHVRTHTGEKPFSCSWKGCERRFARSDELSRHRRTHTGEKKFACPMCERRFMRSDHLTKHARRHLSAKKLPNWQMEVSKLNDIAVPPASGAAQ, via the exons atggaaatgatGACTGAGAAACAGCAAGATACTGGTTATTCCTGGAACAATACTCCTGAAAAAAGCGATTATGAGGCTGTCGAAGCTCTTATTTCTATGAGTTGCAACTGGAAATCAGAGTTCAAAAAACATGCGGAAATGAGACCTATAACTCCAGCATCTGATATGTCAGAAGAGAGTGACGAGACTTTGCTTCCTGGCGCAGCAGACTTTAATGTGGTACCACCggcattt TGCTTGACTCCCCCCTACAGCCCTGCGGACTTCGAGATGTCACAGGTGGCCCATCCGGTGCCTGCCTCAGCGCTCGGCAAGTCGCTGGCTGAGGCTGCCAGACCCCCCTCAGCCACGCCTcggagggagggggagaggtCTCCAGCAGCCGCCGGGCCTCTGAAAGCTCAAGCAACGAGTGTCATCCGCCACACAGCCGATGCTCAGCTTTGTAATCACAAAACCTGCCCGGTGAGAACAGCCAGCGTGCTGAAAtaccaggacagtgttttgagggaaacaaaCAGTAAACAAAGCGCCGAAGCAGAACGTTCGTCGTGTTTTGCTATGGCGTCGAGCAGACCCGACGCTGAGAACGCTGAGGTGCTGATGGCAGAAGGGAAAGCTGCAGAGCCAGCTGTGGGTCGAGTGCCGTCGATAAAGCCCTCGGTCAGCAGACAGTATCCTGGGCCGGCACAGGCGCCGGTGGTGGCCGTGGCACCGCCGTGCCCTGCCCAAGGCAGTGGAGCCCCCCCCATGCCAGTGATTTGCCAGATGGTCCCGCTGCCCACAAACAGCAACGTTGTGACAGCCGTCGTGCCTGGCACCGCGTCaaaccagcagccagccctctgTCAGCCCATGGTCTTCATGGGCACTCAAGTTCCCAAAGGCGCTGTTATGTTTGTTGTGCCCCAGCCAGTTGTACAGAGCACAAAGGCTCCCATCATTAGTCCTAATGGCACGAGACTCTCTCCCATTGCCCCTGCTCCCGGCTTCGTACCTTctacagcaaaagcagctcctccgGTTGATTCGTCACGAATAAGAAGTCACGTTTGCAGCTACCCAGGATGTGGGAAAACATACTTCAAGAGCTCCCATCTGAAGGCTCATGTCAGGACACACACAG gaGAAAAGCCATTCAGTTGCAGCTGGAAAGGCTGCGAGAGAAGGTTTGCACGGTCTGATGAACTGTCTCGCCACCGCAGGACGCACACCGGGGAGAAGAAGTTTGCCTGCCCCATGTGCGAGCGGCGCTTCATGAGAAGCGACCATTTAACGAAGCACGCGCGTCGCCACTTGTCAGCCAAGAAGTTACCCAACTGGCAGATGGAAGTGAGCAAGTTAAATGACATTGCTGTGCCACCAGCGTCTGGGGCTGCGCAGTGA